The following are encoded in a window of Impatiens glandulifera chromosome 5, dImpGla2.1, whole genome shotgun sequence genomic DNA:
- the LOC124939627 gene encoding exocyst complex component EXO70B1-like yields the protein MDDDAKEIQSPTDDEPNQDLPPQIIEDNNNNIDVDLQKPIIEDDDDQGEGEEERQQKTIPDNFEKISQEIDRFVLKLKTAKKDKSPAPELSESFKQFAHHVEAKFSIYDSSSDRRWNQLSEVESSSFLDTVERVSRLAISLSHFHSESTYAPAINLISRILQHAMSYLEDEFIFLLEESKNIEPETKINPTNEEEQQQVIDQGSESDNQQATPSSAAEIIMAEGDQFQGYSDEIVLKLNKISKAMSVGGYSPECVQGFIITRKAMLEDTLQKVGFEKFSIDEVQKMQWETLERGIVSWINAFKHCMKVQLPGERKLADSVFTDVSDAEEVFTSLSRGIVLQLLNFAEATTMMKRSSDKLFKFLDIHEAIQFGITTINELYREECGKELRSEAAFINFRFGEAVVSIFYELEKSIEADTSKNPVPGGAVHPLTRYLMNYLKYAGVYAETLERVFQEHHQKIGRTNNKSTSNPTKHKKSHKKDKQKQEQPPPPPLPVSTPSSSSAAATVSNLPPLATQMNKIMDLLDINLDAKSKLYKDVSLSLIFLMNNGRYVLQKIKGSTEIHKLMGDTWSRKKSSELRQYHKNYQRETWGKLLNCLNHEGLNVNGKVMKPVVKERLKSFNSMFDDIHKNQREWVLSDEQLRSELRVSISSVVIPAYRSFLARFASVLSSGRQTQKYVKFQTEDIETRIEGLFDGNASASGGGSGWKK from the coding sequence ATGGATGATGATGCAAAAGAAATACAATCTCCAACTGATGATGAACCCAACCAAGATCTTCCCCCacaaataattgaagacaacaacaacaacattgATGTAGATTTGCAGAAACCTATTATAGAGGATGACGATGAtcaaggagaaggagaagaagaaaggcAACAAAAAACCATCcctgataattttgagaaaatctCTCAAGAGATTGATCGGTTTGTTCTTAAATTGAAAACCGCCAAGAAGGACAAATCGCCTGCCCCCGAATTATCCGAATCGTTTAAACAATTTGCTCATCATGTCGAAGCAAAGTTCTCCATCTATGATTCTTCCAGCGATAGGAGATGGAATCAGTTATCAGAAGTCGAATCTTCATCCTTCTTGGATACCGTCGAAAGAGTCTCCAGGCTAGCCATCAGCCTCAGCCATTTCCATTCTGAATCAACCTATGCTCCCGCGATTAATCTCATCTCCCGCATTCTCCAACACGCAATGTCATACCTCGAAGACGAGTTCATCTTTCTTTTGGAAGAATCCAAGAATATTGAACCGGAAACAAAGATTAATCCAACAAACGAGGAAGAACAGCAACAGGTTATTGATCAGGGATCTGAGTCTGATAATCAACAGGCAACGCCTTCTTCTGCTGCTGAAATAATAATGGCTGAAGGAGATCAATTTCAAGGTTACTCTGATGAAATCGTGTTGAAATTAAATAAGATCTCAAAGGCAATGTCAGTTGGAGGATACTCCCCTGAGTGTGTTCAAGGTTTCATCATCACAAGAAAGGCAATGTTGGAAGATACCTTGCAAAAGGTAGGATTCGAAAAGTTTAGCATAGATGAAGTCCAGAAGATGCAATGGGAGACACTCGAGAGAGGAATTGTTTCGTGGATCAACGCATTCAAGCATTGCATGAAGGTGCAACTTCCCGGCGAGCGTAAGCTTGCCGACTCTGTCTTCACCGATGTCTCCGATGCAGAGGAGGTCTTCACATCTTTATCTCGTGGAATCGTGTTACAGTTACTCAATTTTGCAGAGGCGACCACTATGATGAAACGATCCTCCGATAAACTATTCAAGTTTCTCGACATACACGAGGCAATTCAATTCGGTATTACCACCATCAACGAACTGTACAGAGAAGAATGCGGTAAAGAGCTCAGATCGGAAGCAGCGTTCATTAATTTCCGATTCGGGGAAGCAGTAGTCAGCATCTTCTATGAACTTGAGAAATCAATCGAAGCAGACACTTCAAAGAACCCCGTTCCTGGAGGAGCTGTTCATCCTTTGACACGATACCTAATGAACTATCTAAAATACGCCGGCGTGTATGCCGAAACCCTAGAACGTGTGTTCCAGGAACACCACCAAAAGATTGGGAGAACTAACAACAAGTCAACGAGTAATCCTACCAAACATAAGAAATCACACAAAAAAGATAAACAGAAACAAGAACAACCGCCTCCACCGCCATTACCAGTGTCAACGCCGTCGTCATCATCAGCAGCAGCAACAGTATCGAATCTACCGCCATTGGCAACGCAAATGAACAAGATAATGGATCTATTAGATATAAACCTAGATGCGAAATCGAAACTGTACAAGGACGTATCACTGAGCTTAATATTCCTGATGAACAATGGAAGATACGTATTGCAGAAAATAAAAGGATCTACGGAGATACATAAGCTGATGGGAGATACCTGGTCGAGGAAGAAATCATCGGAGTTGAGACAATACCATAAGAATTACCAGAGGGAAACGTGGGGGAAATTACTGAATTGTTTGAATCACGAAGGATTGAATGTTAACGGGAAGGTGATGAAGCCGGTGGTGAAGGAGCGGTTGAAGAGTTTCAACAGTATGTTTGATGATATACATAAGAATCAGAGAGAGTGGGTTTTGAGCGATGAACAGCTGCGATCGGAGCTTCGAGTGTCGATATCGTCAGTTGTGATTCCGGCTTATCGGTCTTTCTTAGCGAGGTTCGCTTCAGTTCTATCGTCGGGAAGGCAAACTCAGAAGTACGTGAAATTCCAGACGGAAGATATAGAGACGAGAATCGAAGGACTCTTCGATGGGAATGCTAGTGCAAGTGGAGGAGGATCAGGATGGaagaaatga